One segment of Methanolinea mesophila DNA contains the following:
- a CDS encoding APC family permease gives MPGARRSKGLSIAAAIAFAVGNMVGAGVFVLSGLVVGVAGPSAILSYLFCGIIVAFSGISYAALASIFPEDGGGYLFARRMLGAFPGFIAGWAMYISLTIASAFVLLGFGIYFNLLLGTSVDPRLFALGGIVVLAGLNLRGLSEAGKFEIGLVASKIAILSGLIAVGLFHITRTDFVPFFDSGIGGMIQGMTMVFFAYIGFQVVALMGGEVKESSRNVPLATLISIGIVAIIYIGVIVALLSAHLPSYGSQSVFDASVVLFGGAGAAVVALGAVFSTLSSANANVIGASRIIMEMASERQVPGRFARLSAGGQPANSIIIGAILATALILYGNLNFVVDLTNVTTLVTMALVNISAFLLVRRENLVPPERTYFRIPLGVVIPAAGAISCVLFMVTLAPLTILVGFIVLFAGSAIYLMEDTPRGERIVREIRDRLGRRDGSELPQKSP, from the coding sequence ATGCCGGGCGCGAGGCGAAGTAAGGGGCTGAGTATCGCCGCTGCAATAGCATTTGCTGTGGGAAACATGGTCGGTGCGGGGGTGTTCGTGCTAAGTGGCCTCGTCGTAGGGGTCGCGGGGCCCTCGGCGATCCTCTCATACCTTTTTTGCGGAATAATCGTAGCCTTTTCAGGCATTTCCTATGCAGCCCTGGCATCGATATTCCCCGAAGACGGCGGGGGATATTTGTTCGCACGGAGGATGCTCGGAGCATTCCCCGGATTCATCGCCGGGTGGGCGATGTACATCAGTCTCACCATCGCATCCGCCTTTGTCCTGCTGGGCTTTGGCATTTATTTCAACCTGCTCCTGGGGACGTCAGTCGACCCCAGGCTCTTCGCTCTCGGCGGCATCGTGGTCCTCGCGGGCCTGAACCTCCGCGGCTTGTCGGAAGCCGGAAAATTCGAGATAGGTCTTGTGGCCTCGAAGATCGCCATCCTGTCCGGGCTCATCGCAGTGGGACTCTTTCACATCACTCGCACGGATTTCGTGCCCTTCTTCGATTCGGGAATAGGAGGGATGATTCAGGGGATGACCATGGTTTTTTTTGCCTATATCGGGTTCCAGGTCGTTGCCCTCATGGGGGGAGAGGTGAAGGAATCCTCCCGGAACGTCCCTCTGGCCACGCTAATCTCGATCGGCATCGTCGCGATCATTTACATAGGGGTAATCGTGGCCCTTCTTTCTGCACATCTACCCTCTTACGGCAGCCAGAGCGTGTTCGATGCGTCGGTCGTGCTCTTTGGGGGGGCCGGTGCAGCAGTGGTCGCGCTTGGTGCGGTGTTCTCCACGCTTTCGTCCGCGAACGCAAACGTTATAGGGGCATCCAGAATCATCATGGAAATGGCAAGCGAACGGCAGGTCCCCGGAAGGTTTGCACGTCTTTCCGCCGGGGGGCAGCCGGCGAATTCCATTATTATCGGCGCGATCCTGGCAACTGCCCTGATCCTGTATGGAAACCTCAATTTCGTGGTGGACCTGACAAACGTAACCACCCTGGTGACCATGGCCCTGGTGAATATCAGTGCGTTCCTGCTGGTTCGCAGGGAAAATCTTGTACCACCTGAAAGGACATACTTCAGGATACCCCTGGGAGTAGTCATCCCTGCTGCAGGTGCGATCTCCTGTGTCCTGTTTATGGTGACGCTCGCCCCACTCACCATACTGGTGGGGTTCATCGTTCTTTTCGCAGGTTCTGCGATATATCTGATGGAGGATACACCCCGGGGAGAGAGGATCGTGAGAGAGATACGGGACCGGCTGGGAAGGCGGGACGGGTCGGAACTGCCACAAAAATCTCCCTGA
- a CDS encoding cytochrome ubiquinol oxidase subunit I, with protein MKQIYGYLIALAIFLIILVFFIVPQQGGLISSTQLNADALGQVPSQYNETLPIQEVDISSSGRSIFIAFVMLAHVLFANLHLGGAWVAAGTESIYLKTKKTRYKRLARSITLFNVILFSAGATFAVGGVLFFISLFPTFASEAFHIYWWPLLAEAITFGLEIFFLYTYWFAWDKISNKWHQFLGYAYAVDVFAQTLLINTLASGMLTPGGTAIDWNTSAGLFTMPLSVLSGWWFNATTWILQFHRLAAAVSYFGFLLAMLAMFHYLDRKDKPSKTYWDLVGSYGLSFGLLGLIFQPLLGLIYMSTIFHAQPGAFASIMLANRAWEMVLMVGLLSFLFIASILYLYDRKERILTEVGNERLHRLFKLFIVIASVAGFILVQPYTMDFGVNPLGYMSYKLVALFVLIVIGAIVLVIDLVMLREPTKMEWGNLSSVSRSYALIAGVLGMWIVIVMGFVRESARSPWTIYGIVPVPGGQAYPTPIPVAQIFGVWFIITVMTIAIFWFTSRVTAEHPEEAEKI; from the coding sequence ATGAAACAGATATACGGCTATCTCATCGCATTGGCCATATTCCTTATAATACTCGTGTTCTTTATCGTTCCCCAGCAGGGGGGACTGATATCGTCCACTCAGTTGAATGCCGATGCGCTGGGGCAGGTACCTTCGCAATACAACGAGACATTGCCTATCCAGGAGGTGGATATTTCAAGTTCCGGACGGTCAATCTTCATCGCGTTCGTGATGCTTGCCCACGTCCTGTTTGCCAACCTTCACCTGGGAGGGGCCTGGGTGGCTGCCGGGACCGAATCGATCTACCTTAAAACCAAAAAAACCAGATATAAACGACTGGCGCGTTCGATTACGCTGTTCAACGTAATCCTCTTCTCTGCGGGAGCGACCTTCGCCGTCGGAGGGGTCTTATTCTTCATCTCGCTCTTTCCCACGTTCGCCTCGGAGGCATTCCACATCTACTGGTGGCCACTGCTCGCGGAGGCCATCACCTTCGGGCTGGAAATTTTTTTCCTTTATACCTACTGGTTCGCGTGGGATAAGATAAGCAACAAATGGCACCAGTTCCTTGGTTACGCATATGCGGTAGACGTATTCGCCCAGACCCTTCTGATCAACACGCTTGCGTCCGGGATGCTCACCCCCGGCGGGACCGCCATCGACTGGAACACCTCCGCGGGTCTTTTTACCATGCCCTTAAGTGTTCTCTCCGGCTGGTGGTTCAATGCCACGACCTGGATATTACAGTTCCATCGGCTTGCGGCGGCGGTGTCATACTTCGGGTTCCTGCTCGCGATGCTCGCGATGTTCCATTACCTTGACCGGAAGGACAAACCATCAAAGACCTATTGGGATCTTGTGGGGTCATACGGGCTCAGTTTCGGATTGCTGGGATTGATCTTCCAGCCATTGCTCGGGTTGATCTACATGAGCACGATCTTTCACGCGCAGCCCGGTGCCTTCGCAAGCATCATGCTTGCAAATCGTGCGTGGGAGATGGTCCTGATGGTGGGACTGCTCTCGTTCCTCTTTATCGCGTCGATCCTCTACCTCTACGACCGAAAGGAACGGATACTCACCGAAGTCGGCAACGAGCGCCTTCACCGGTTGTTCAAGCTCTTCATCGTGATCGCGTCCGTGGCCGGGTTTATCCTCGTCCAGCCCTATACCATGGATTTCGGGGTGAATCCTCTGGGATACATGAGCTACAAGCTCGTAGCGCTCTTCGTCCTCATCGTAATCGGGGCAATCGTCCTGGTTATTGACCTGGTGATGCTTCGGGAACCTACCAAAATGGAATGGGGCAACCTCTCGTCGGTTTCACGCAGCTATGCACTGATTGCCGGCGTCCTGGGCATGTGGATCGTGATTGTCATGGGCTTTGTCCGCGAATCGGCACGGTCTCCATGGACGATATATGGGATTGTCCCGGTCCCGGGAGGGCAGGCATACCCTACCCCAATCCCCGTGGCGCAGATATTCGGGGTCTGGTTCATCATCACCGTGATGACCATCGCCATATTCTGGTTCACCTCGAGGGTCACCGCCGAACATCCTGAAGAAGCGGAGAAGATCTAG